The following proteins come from a genomic window of Dermacentor albipictus isolate Rhodes 1998 colony chromosome 8, USDA_Dalb.pri_finalv2, whole genome shotgun sequence:
- the LOC135910350 gene encoding cuticle protein 65-like, translated as MNSFAVVALLGLIAAANAGGVGLFGGGYGGHGYGGYGYGGLGYGGYGGYGGYGHGVAVAAAPVAVAAAPVAVAAPAVAYARPAVAYARPSAALVGSSYASHVNHGVSYTARAVAAPVAVARPAAAVAVAAPVAVARPAAAVAVAAPVAVARPAAVAAPVAVAAPAVAVAAPAVAVGGYGLGLGYGAGLGYGAGLGYGAGLGYGVGLGYGHGYALGGYGGYGGYGGYGLGYKKY; from the exons ATGAACTCCTTC GCCGTCGTTGCCCTTCTGGGACTCATCGCCGCCGCTAACGCCGGTGGTGTCGGCCTCTTCGGAGGTGGATACGGCGGCCACGGTTACGGCGGCTACGGCTACGGCGGTCTCGGCTATGGTGGCTAtggtggctacggcggctacggaCACGGTGTCGCTGTCGCTGCCGCTCCCGTCGCTGTCGCCGCCGCCCCGGTCGCTGTCGCTGCCCCCGCTGTGGCCTACGCCCGCCCCGCTGTGGCCTACGCCCGTCCCTCTGCCGCCCTCGTCGGCTCCTCCTACGCCAGCCACGTTAACCACGGCGTGAGCTACACCGCCCGCGCTGTCGCTGCTCCCGTGGCCGTCGCCCGCCCCGCCGCTGCCGTCGCTGTCGCCGCTCCCGTGGCCGTCGCCCGCCCCGCCGCTGCCGTCGCTGTCGCCGCTCCCGTGGCCGTCGCCCGCCCCGCCGCTGTCGCCGCTCCCGTCGCTGTCGCCGCTCCCGCCGTGGCTGTCGCTGCTCCCGCCGTCGCTGTCGGCGGATACGGTCTTGGCCTCGGCTATGGCGCTGGTCTCGGCTATGGCGCTGGTCTCGGCTATGGCGCTGGTCTCGGCTATGGCGTGGGTCTTGGCTACGGACACGGCTACGCTCTTGGCGGCTACGGCGGCTACGGCGGCTACGGAGGCTACGGTCTTGGCTACAAGAAGTACTAA